The genomic interval TAGCTCACGCGGTAACCTTAACTTGCCAAAGAAGACATTTATGAAAACATAAAAAGTTAACATACACAACAAAATACCTACACTTATTATATTACTTTTCATAAAAATCACATCGATAACATCAAAGTATAAACTGATCAATAAATATTCAAGAAATAATTTGATATTTCCTTTTCTGAGCTCCGCTAAACATTTTACAGTAAAATAGATACTTGATAATATAAAATAACTTTCGGCTAAATCGATTAAGCTTGTTAAACTCCATAGAAGAACAAGGGGCGAAGTTAATGTTAATATTGTAAGGATAACATTGTACTTGATTTCCTTTAGTTCAAATAAATCGTCATAGAAGGCCATCACAACAGAGGTAAGAAAAGCTAGAAATAACGAGGTCATTGTATATAATTCAGGAGGAGGAACACCTAAAACATCATTTGCAAAAAATAAATAAGCAATCCACAGTAACCTCGATCCCAAATATTTTTCTATCGGGGAAACTATTGGGTAACGTAGCGAATATGTGTAATCATTCACTTTAAGCAGTTGAGCTGCAAATGTATAACTTGCTTCGTCTGGAAGATATGTTCGATTCACTATCCTCGAAAAAACTGCTCCAATAAGAGTAACTAAAAAGGAGACCATAAGCGAAGCATTCAGAGAAGTTGTCACATGAACATTTTTACTTGTGCTAACCTTACTATTTTTTATGATCAATAATGAAGTTAAAATAACATAAGAAACGATTAAAATAATTTCATTTATATTTAATAGTTTAGTAAAAAGAAATAAAGAAAGTGTTGAAATAAAAATCACTGTATTTGATAGAATATAAGACCCATAAGGACCTAAGGTCGTTCTATATACGAGGAATTCTGCAAGTATTCTTGAAGGGACTAATATAAGAACAGTTAAGATTGCTAAATGCCAATTGACTAACATTAAGAGAATAGATTCTACTATTATGAAAAGTTGATGCCGAGCAAGTTTCAGCCCGATCACTTTCTCAATAATTTTTCAAATTCTCCTGAGGGGCTTTCATGTTATAACCTAGGAGGATTGCATGAGCGTAGGCTAGCGCTGTTTTTAGTGCTATATTACGCCAACTGTTGTTAATGCACCAACTTGTAGCAACCACCCTTAGCCTTTCAAGTCTACTTTGTTGGCTAAAAAGCCTTAGAACCTCAGAGGCAAACATCTCTTTATTTCCTGGATCGACCCGTATCACAGCTTCGCATTCACCATAGGCTAGCTCTATTCCAGGTAGGTTGTACGTAACAACAGGTGTGCCGCAACTCAGCGCCTCACTTATCACTAATGGTGTTACATCTTTTTTCGTTGGATAAAGAAAAAGTTTAGCTTGTGAAAGGAGTTTTATAATGATATTGTTTGGTATACCTTGTTTGTTTGCAAAAACTTTTATATTTTTGAGCCCCTTTTCCCCTATATATATTTTCAATTTGACGATATCGAACGTTGGGTCTTCCCTTCCAACTATCACAAGCAGTGAATTAGGCATTTTTCTTGCAATAATCTCCCATATATCTATAAGGTCATAAATTCCTTTATCAGGATGCAATGGCGATGCAACATAGACTGCATCAATCCATCTTCGGTATTGTGTTGGGTTTGGGGTACAACCTACACCACTAATCGGCTCTACACACTTAAAACCTAATCTTTCTAGCCTCGAAGCTATATCTAGTGTTAATGGCACAATTATGGAATCTTTTAAACATCTGAAAAATAAGTAGAATTCAATTGCTTCAATTATCGAGTTGATTAGTTGCCTACCAGAATTCCTAGTGATTCTTAGTAGTTGCTTAAAAGTTGGTATTTTGTCAAGTTCTATAGGCTCATAACTGACATAACCAGTCAAAGGAACAGCATTTACGTAGACAATGTGAACAAGGCGAGCAATTTTACTTGTAATACAACTCGTTCCAACGTCTCTCGGTGAGGGGTTGGCTGTCACGAGCGCTACTACGCCATGCTTGCGCAGCATGTAAGAATTTTTTAAAATATAAAAAACATTAACTAGCAGATCTAACATGAAAATATTTGATTTACTATAAAATAACTTATACAAATAGAAATATTCATTAAGAAAGTTAAGTATTCGCGATAACCTAACATACCCTCCACCGAATCGTTCAGGATTCTTCTCAAACCCACGTGGTATCCCTATTCCTATTTTAAGTCTGCAACTCATTAAGTGTACACACAACTAGCTTCAAAAAGTTTTGGTTCATATTCCTTGTTCAAAGTCTATTCGTTTTAATGCAATAGAGCAAACAAAAATATTATTCATTTTCAGTTATCCTCATATATTGTATTCAAATAGCCTTCTTTTTTAGATAATCCATGAGCTATGCCAAGTATAAGTGTTTTTAAAAATTTATCAAATTTATCGACATAGATTATAGCTAAACCAGCCCATAAAATATCTGTTATAAAAGAGACTATGTCTT from Candidatus Methanomethylicota archaeon carries:
- a CDS encoding glycosyltransferase, with the protein product MLRKHGVVALVTANPSPRDVGTSCITSKIARLVHIVYVNAVPLTGYVSYEPIELDKIPTFKQLLRITRNSGRQLINSIIEAIEFYLFFRCLKDSIIVPLTLDIASRLERLGFKCVEPISGVGCTPNPTQYRRWIDAVYVASPLHPDKGIYDLIDIWEIIARKMPNSLLVIVGREDPTFDIVKLKIYIGEKGLKNIKVFANKQGIPNNIIIKLLSQAKLFLYPTKKDVTPLVISEALSCGTPVVTYNLPGIELAYGECEAVIRVDPGNKEMFASEVLRLFSQQSRLERLRVVATSWCINNSWRNIALKTALAYAHAILLGYNMKAPQENLKNY